From the Paenibacillus sp. MMS20-IR301 genome, the window TCACGCTGCAGGTGTGGCAGCCGATGCATTTATCCAGATTCATTACCATTGCGACTTGCGCTTTAATTTTCAAGCCAGTTAACCTCCTTCATTTTGCGGACGGCTACGTAGACATCACGCTGGTTGCCGATTGGACCATAGTAGTTGAAACCATAGCTGAGCTGTGCGTATCCGCCGACCATTTGGGTAGGCTTCAAGTGAATCCGGGTAGGCGCATTATGGCTTCCGCCGCGCGTATCCGTAATTTCGGAGCCCGGAACCTGAATGTGCTTGTCCTGGGCATGGTACATGAACATGGTGCCTCTCGGCATCCGGTGGCTGACTACCGCGCGGGCAGTCACGACACCATTACGGTTATAGACCTCAAGCCAGTCATTATCGGCAATATGATGAGCCGCAGCATCCTCATTATTGATCCACACGGTTGGACCGCCGCGGAACAGAGTCAGCATGTGCTGGTTATCCTGATAGGTCGAGTGAATATTCCATTTGCCGTGCGGCGTCAGGTATCTCAGAACCAGAGAATCGGTTCCGCCCTTTACCGCCTTGTCGCGCGGCCCGAAGACCATCGGCGGCAGGGTCGGCTTGTAGACCGGCAGCGCTTCGCCGAACTGCTGGAAGATTTCATGGTCAATATAGAAATGCTGTCTTCCTGTCAGCGTACGGAACGGAACGAGGCGTTCAATGTTTGTCGTGAACGGTGAATACCGCCGCCCCTGCTTGTTCGAGCCGCTGAATACCGGAGTCGGAATGACTTCGCGCGGCTGTGCCGTAATGCTCTGGAACGTAATCTTCTCTGCTGCCCGGTCTGCCGAAATATCCCGCAGCTGTACCCCGTGATCCTTCTCGGCAGATTCATAGGCCTTCTGCGATACACGGCCGTTAGTCGCTGAGGACAGATGCAGAATCGTATCCGCCGCCTGGCGGGCGGTCTGCAGCTTCGGCAGGCCATTCCGGAAGGAATCATCGTGATACACTCCGCTGATCTTCTTGAGTTCCTCATATTCTTCGGCAACCGAGAAGCTGACACCGTGCGCACCTGCTTTACCGGTTGCAAGATTCGGTCCGAGTGAAGTGTATTTGTCGTGAATTCGGGTGTAATCCCGCTCGACGATGGTAAAGTTCGGCATGGTTTTACCCGGAATTGCCGGCACTTCGCCCTTGGTCCAGTCTTTAACGAGACCCATCGGCTGTGAGATTTCACTGACTGAGTCATGGCCGAGCGGTGACATCACAACATCCTTGTAGACACCAGGCAGATGAGCTTTCGCCATTTCAGAGAAGACCTCTGACAGCTGGCGGTAAATATCCCAGTCTGCACGGGATTCCCACAGCGGATTCACGGCCGGATTAAACGGATGGACAAACGGATGCATGTCGGTGGACGACAGATCTGTTTTCTCATACCAGGTTGCCGCCGGCAGCACGATGTCCGCATAGAGCGGCGTAGTCGTCATCCGGAAATCCAGAGCCACCATCAGGTCGAGCTTGCCTTCCACATCCTCCCGCCAGACGATCTCCTCCGGCTTCTGCTCCTCATTCGGCTCAGCCAGCAGGCCGTCGGAAGCTCCAAGCAAATGCTTCATGAAGTATTCCTGGCCTTTAGCTGAGCTTGAGATCAGGTTCGAGCGCCAGATAAACAGGGAACGCGGGAAGTTCTCCGGAGCGCCTGGATCTTCCACGGCAAAGCGTGTTTTGCGTGAAGTGATCTCTTCTACGGCGTGACTGATAATCTCCGCATTACTCTTCTTGCCCTGCTGTGCCGCTTCCTCCGCGAACAGCAGACTGTTCTTGTTAAATTGCGGGAAGGACGGCAGCCAGCCGAGGCGTGCAGCGAGTACGTTGTAGTCAGCCGGATGCTGGTAAGCCACATCTCCGCCGGTCGGCGATTTCAGCGAATCGGTACCGCCCTCCTCGTAACGCCATTGCTCTGTTGCGAAATAGAAGAAGGAAGTCGCATTCTGCTGGCGCGCCGGTCCCTGCCAGTCCTTGGCAAAGGCCACAGTGGACCAGCCTTCAATCGGACGGCATTTCTCCTGGCCGACATAGTGCGCCCAACCGCCGCCGTTCACTCCCTGCGAAGCGGTCAGCACCACCAGATTCAGAATGGAGCGGTAGATCGTATCACTGTTGAACCAGTGGTTAATCCCGGCCCCCATGATGATCATGGAGCGTCCGCCTGTATCGATTGAGTTCTGGGCAAATTCGCGCGCAATCTGCACCACGACGCTTGCCTTCACCGTTGTAATGCCCTCCTGCCAGGCAGGTGTATAGTGTGAGGAGGCATCCTCATACCCCTTGGCATTAAGCGGGCTTTCCTTACGGGTTACACCGTACTGGCTCATCATGAGATCATATACTGTTGCGACATAACGCTCGGTACCATCTGCAAGCGTCATCTTCCGGACCGGGATGATCCGTTTGAATGTGCCGTTGCCGGCATTATCGAAATACGGGAAGACGATTTCCGTCCACTCCTCCCCGTGGCCTCCGATGGTCAAGGCTGGCTCTACCTTGCTGCCGTCCTCCCGCTCAAGGATCAGGTTCCACTTCTTGCCTTCTTCCCAGCGCTGGCCCATAGTCCCGTTCGGAACCATGACCCTACCTGCAGCTTCGTCGAAGATGACCGGCTTCCAGTCCGAGTGGGGTGAAGTATCGCCAAGATCGCTCGCCCGCAGGAAACGTCCGGCCTTGAGGGAATCTTCATGGTGGTCAAGCATGATCAGGAAAGGCATATCGGTATATTGCTTGGCATAATTCAGGAACATCGGTTCCTGGCGTTCCTGGTAGAATTCCTGCAGGATTACATGTGTCATGGCCTGGGCCAGCGCTGCATCCGACCCCGGATTCGGAGCCAGCCAGTTGTCGGCGAATTTGACGTTCTCGGCGAGATCCGGTGCCACCGATACGACCTTGGTTCCCTTGTAACGCACTTCCGTCATAAAATGGGCATCCGGCGTCCGGGTCAGCGGTACGTTCGAGCCCCACATCATCAGGTATCCGGCGTTGTACCAGTCCGAGGATTCCGGCACATCCGTCTGCTCGCCCCAGATCTGCGGCGAAGCCGGAGGAAGATCGGCATACCAGTCGTAGAAGCTCAGCATTTGCCCGCCGAGGAGCGAGATGAACCGCGCACCCGATGCGTAGCTGACCATGGACATGGCCGGAATCGGAGTGAAGCCGGCAATCCGGTCAGGACCGTATTTGCGGATGGTATAGATCAGCTGCGCCGAGATCAGCCGCAGCGCATCATCCCAGGCTACCCGGATATGGCCGCCTTTTCCGCGTGCCTTTTTGTACTGGCTCGCCTTCTCAGGATCTTCAACGATACTGGCCCAGGCATCGATGTAATTGTCATGCTCCTTCAGCGCCGTCTGCCACAGCCGCCACAGCTTCCCTCGGATATAGGGGTATTTCACGCGCAGCGGACTGTATTCATACCACGAGAAGGTAGCTCCGCGGGGGCAGCCACGTGGTTCAAATTCCGGCATATCCGGCCCGCAGGAAGGATAGTCGATCTGCTGGTTCTCCCAGGTAATGATTCCGTTCTTCACAAACACCTTCCAGCTGCAGGAGCCTGTACAGTTGACTCCGTGGGTGGTGCGTACTACTTTATCGTGAGACCAGCGCTGGCGGTACATATTCTCCCAATCTCTGTTTTTCTCTTCAAGAATGGACCAGTTCCCGGAATAGCTTTCAACCGGTTTAAAAAAGTTAAGGCCGAATTTCTTCTTCATCTATCAAGAACGCTCCTTTCAAAACCATGCTATTAATATCATTATGGATCTACCGAGCCGCGCTTCCCATTAGGGAAACACCTATTGAACCTCGGGAATTCCCTCGATCTGCACAAAATGCCAAAAAGCCTTTCCCGCCAAGGGGAAAAGCTGCAGCCAAGCCGCCCATTCTGCTGCGGAGGGCACTTCATTAGGGACTTCCCTCTTTATTGTCCGGGGAACTCCTTAGCGGGAATTTCACTATAGTCCGGTGTGCTATAATCAGAAAAAAACGGGAGGATGAAGTCATATGTCAGGACCCTCACTACGCCAGCTGCATGCCCACCATGCCATTCATCAGGGCGGATATTCCGGCGCTGCAGCCAAGACGGAAGAAGTGGAAGAGCTGCTGGAAGCCAAGGAATTCGAAGTGGCGCGCCAGGCCGCCGAGCATCTGATTGAATATTGGGAGACACGGATTCTCAGCCATGCCGAGGCGGAGGAAGACGGATTCTATCAGGAAATGGAGAGCAAGAATCCAGACCTGCATAATGCAGTGATCCGGCTTACCCGGGATCATGATATTCTGCGGATTATCGTCCGGGATGTCAAAGCCATGCTTGCTGAAGAAGGCCTTACCGGCGAAGTACTGCAGCAGTTCCATGCACTGCTGATCGTGAATGCTATTCATAGCCGGGATGAGGAGCGTCTGTTGTTTGAAGGGGCTTAACCCGGGGCAGTCGGCACTAATGAAAAAAGCACACAGGCTGCCCTCCGGTCCTGACGGATCCGGGGAAGGCCTGTGTGCTTTTTAATGTAACATCAGCCATTCATATAATACACGGGCATGATTGTGTACAGGGTCTTTTGCCGCATAGACCAGTGTAACCTCCTGCTCCAGTACCCGCTCCCGGATTCCCGCAGCCAGGCTCCTGCGCACCGGGTCCTCCTCCAGTTCACGGATATACCGTTCACTGAATGCCGCAAACCGCTCCGGCTGATGGCCGAACCACCCGCGCAGCTCCGGGCTTGGAGCAATCTCCTTCATCCACTCGTCTATCGCAGCCTGCTGTTTCGAAACTCCGCGGGGCCACAGCCTGTCCACCAGTATCCGGTATCCGTCCTCCGCAGCCGCGGGCTCATAGATCCGCTTCAGGGATAAATAACAGGAACGCCCGGCCGGTTGCGGTTGCTGATCTGTATCTGCCAAGATATAGCCTCCTTCTAACAGAGTGTGTGGTGCGGCGCACAACAAACCAAAAATCCAAAGGGATGCTTCCCCTTGGATTTCGGTAACGCCGTAACAGATTGATATGGCTAATCAGACTTGTCAGGACCAAGGCCTGTTATTCACTGCGCAGTGCAGTAACCGGATCCTTCTTCGCTGCCATCTTGGCCGGAATTGCCCCGCCGAGCATCGTAAGCAGCACACTGATAATTCCCAGCGCAAGTGCATGCAGCGGATTCAGCTGGGCGACATTCTTCAGCTCGGTCAGATTGTAGAGAACCGCATTCACCGGAATGGTCAGCAGATAAGTAATTCCGATCCCCAGAAGTCCCGAGCAGGCCCCGATAATAAAGGTCTCGGCATTGAATACCCGTGTGATATCCTTCTTCCGGGCACCCAGTGCACGCAGCACGCCGATCTCTTTCGTCCGTTCCATAACGGAAATATAGGTAATGATCGCGATCATAATCAGAGAGACCACCAGGGAAATAGCTGCAAAAGCAATCAGCACCATCGTAATCCCGTCCATAATACCGCCGGAAATATTGGTCACAATCGCTGCCAGATCGGTGTACTGCACCTGATCCGCTTCAGCCTTGCCTTCATTCCATTTGTCCAGATAGGCATTCACCGATTCTTTAGCGCTGAAATCAATCGGGTAGAGCGACACAGCGCTTGGAATATCCGTCGCGCCAAGCGCAGCCAGCGCATCATCTTTGGTTACGGGAGCCATACCGGCTGATGCGGCCATTCCCGCATT encodes:
- a CDS encoding nitrate reductase subunit alpha is translated as MKKKFGLNFFKPVESYSGNWSILEEKNRDWENMYRQRWSHDKVVRTTHGVNCTGSCSWKVFVKNGIITWENQQIDYPSCGPDMPEFEPRGCPRGATFSWYEYSPLRVKYPYIRGKLWRLWQTALKEHDNYIDAWASIVEDPEKASQYKKARGKGGHIRVAWDDALRLISAQLIYTIRKYGPDRIAGFTPIPAMSMVSYASGARFISLLGGQMLSFYDWYADLPPASPQIWGEQTDVPESSDWYNAGYLMMWGSNVPLTRTPDAHFMTEVRYKGTKVVSVAPDLAENVKFADNWLAPNPGSDAALAQAMTHVILQEFYQERQEPMFLNYAKQYTDMPFLIMLDHHEDSLKAGRFLRASDLGDTSPHSDWKPVIFDEAAGRVMVPNGTMGQRWEEGKKWNLILEREDGSKVEPALTIGGHGEEWTEIVFPYFDNAGNGTFKRIIPVRKMTLADGTERYVATVYDLMMSQYGVTRKESPLNAKGYEDASSHYTPAWQEGITTVKASVVVQIAREFAQNSIDTGGRSMIIMGAGINHWFNSDTIYRSILNLVVLTASQGVNGGGWAHYVGQEKCRPIEGWSTVAFAKDWQGPARQQNATSFFYFATEQWRYEEGGTDSLKSPTGGDVAYQHPADYNVLAARLGWLPSFPQFNKNSLLFAEEAAQQGKKSNAEIISHAVEEITSRKTRFAVEDPGAPENFPRSLFIWRSNLISSSAKGQEYFMKHLLGASDGLLAEPNEEQKPEEIVWREDVEGKLDLMVALDFRMTTTPLYADIVLPAATWYEKTDLSSTDMHPFVHPFNPAVNPLWESRADWDIYRQLSEVFSEMAKAHLPGVYKDVVMSPLGHDSVSEISQPMGLVKDWTKGEVPAIPGKTMPNFTIVERDYTRIHDKYTSLGPNLATGKAGAHGVSFSVAEEYEELKKISGVYHDDSFRNGLPKLQTARQAADTILHLSSATNGRVSQKAYESAEKDHGVQLRDISADRAAEKITFQSITAQPREVIPTPVFSGSNKQGRRYSPFTTNIERLVPFRTLTGRQHFYIDHEIFQQFGEALPVYKPTLPPMVFGPRDKAVKGGTDSLVLRYLTPHGKWNIHSTYQDNQHMLTLFRGGPTVWINNEDAAAHHIADNDWLEVYNRNGVVTARAVVSHRMPRGTMFMYHAQDKHIQVPGSEITDTRGGSHNAPTRIHLKPTQMVGGYAQLSYGFNYYGPIGNQRDVYVAVRKMKEVNWLEN
- a CDS encoding hemerythrin domain-containing protein yields the protein MSGPSLRQLHAHHAIHQGGYSGAAAKTEEVEELLEAKEFEVARQAAEHLIEYWETRILSHAEAEEDGFYQEMESKNPDLHNAVIRLTRDHDILRIIVRDVKAMLAEEGLTGEVLQQFHALLIVNAIHSRDEERLLFEGA
- a CDS encoding DUF488 family protein, whose product is MADTDQQPQPAGRSCYLSLKRIYEPAAAEDGYRILVDRLWPRGVSKQQAAIDEWMKEIAPSPELRGWFGHQPERFAAFSERYIRELEEDPVRRSLAAGIRERVLEQEVTLVYAAKDPVHNHARVLYEWLMLH